Proteins encoded by one window of Nocardia goodfellowii:
- a CDS encoding transcriptional regulator, with protein MPLVDLYYNPSTHRIRAQRELDPSRDAALTKDPWSAESQDYLRHLLTRRPSAPEHRDPDFEDLKGHLEQHKQLEPGLITRDGILVNGNTRCAALRELSVVSMRVGVLPSSCTWDDINDVELSLQLRFDERRDYSYINRLLAIEEQRVTLNRDLSVIARAFHTDSKSVERDLWVLAQLKDLIARSKKGGGPSLRLMDLEGAKERLFELYRAYRDEHAKNKERADILKETRFAAIILEFSKTDVRYIDPEFPKKYLEKKLPENLKPAKVVTAPKAIPGLGRSVKAEGPEVMEARALTDALLQTKAVEVTGSTPEDRAASALVIRSYREAFNEALDGAGRDFRLRKKRLAAPDRIGDACKDIELSITDLVTSRGSSSLDEGAFDDALDQLRTVLGRLAFEAKRTVDLPGAGLDWLVAAVNVKRPDHG; from the coding sequence ATGCCATTGGTGGATCTTTATTACAATCCGAGCACTCATCGTATACGAGCCCAGCGCGAACTCGATCCGAGTCGTGACGCGGCGCTTACGAAAGATCCCTGGAGCGCGGAGAGCCAAGACTATCTGAGGCATCTACTGACGCGAAGGCCGTCGGCGCCCGAACACCGTGACCCGGATTTCGAAGACCTGAAGGGCCATCTCGAACAACATAAGCAGCTCGAGCCCGGTCTTATCACCCGGGATGGGATCCTCGTCAACGGCAACACGCGGTGTGCTGCCTTGCGGGAACTCTCAGTTGTCAGCATGCGTGTAGGAGTGCTGCCTTCATCCTGCACCTGGGACGATATCAACGATGTCGAGTTGTCGCTGCAGCTACGCTTTGACGAGCGACGCGACTACTCCTATATCAATCGTCTACTCGCGATCGAGGAGCAAAGAGTAACTCTAAATCGCGATTTGTCGGTAATTGCCAGGGCTTTTCATACGGACAGTAAATCGGTTGAACGCGACTTGTGGGTTCTCGCGCAGCTCAAGGATTTGATTGCACGCAGTAAGAAGGGTGGAGGTCCATCGCTGCGTTTGATGGACCTGGAAGGTGCTAAAGAGAGGCTTTTCGAGCTGTATCGTGCATACCGTGACGAGCACGCAAAAAATAAAGAGCGCGCAGATATTCTGAAGGAAACGCGTTTCGCGGCGATTATCTTGGAATTCTCGAAGACTGATGTTCGCTACATCGACCCCGAATTTCCGAAGAAATATCTTGAGAAGAAATTGCCCGAGAATCTGAAGCCGGCGAAGGTCGTTACGGCGCCAAAAGCTATTCCAGGCTTAGGCAGGAGCGTAAAGGCAGAAGGACCAGAAGTCATGGAGGCCCGCGCTTTGACCGATGCACTGCTCCAGACCAAAGCTGTTGAGGTGACTGGTTCAACTCCTGAGGATCGTGCAGCCTCTGCGCTAGTCATACGGTCTTACCGCGAAGCCTTCAACGAAGCACTCGACGGTGCGGGACGCGACTTTCGGCTGCGGAAGAAGCGGCTGGCTGCCCCAGACCGAATCGGTGACGCGTGCAAAGATATCGAGCTGTCCATCACCGATCTCGTCACGTCCAGGGGAAGCTCAAGCCTTGATGAAGGAGCGTTCGATGACGCGCTCGACCAGCTCCGCACCGTTCTTGGAAGGCTAGCTTTCGAAGCGAAGCGGACCGTTGATCTGCCAGGAGCCGGTTTGGACTGGCTGGTCGCCGCTGTGAATGTGAAGCGGCCGGATCATGGGTGA
- a CDS encoding DEAD/DEAH box helicase, translated as MGDPAPSLLLRFDVTRTRVELRTSPAYQADFAQLVARMAASGQLGPLSAEMDLDDLLVNIGELAMWAHPDVEWDSELGALVNGVLDDTEAVERSLTGGRTEGDRGTVHPEDVVDLLGTDWTADLTSFQRRDIAHLLSLRHGANFSVPGAGKTRVAFAVYAAMRERGEAGRLLIVGPKSAHEAWEFENSACFKEPLRTAVAGRSEDPLAELRIVNYERLDRRLADLTSWLRSGPSMVVLDEAHRMKLGASGTYGAACLALGPLADRRLILTGTPAPNGAKDLENLLSFVWPGHGKRVVTEAVAGGDLAYASSVLRPLFTRTTKHELGLPPFEPKIRYLNMPRWHSEIYEALKGNFSARAEGSRQNIEALGRAMLRLLMAATCPALLLEGASRYEPLEYQLPPIEPDPGDSLYELLQNLPSIELSPKYQETLAIVGSNAAQGRKTLVWTTFVRSITTLENLLGSYNPAVVHGGTPDREEQLRRFRQDADCHVLISNPATLGEGISLHQVCHDAVYVDRDFMAGRFLQSLDRIHRLGLAPGTETRVTVLVARRTVDEQVAERLEDKLEFMGRILDDPGVQRLADLQEEPAAGAGMDAADVRALLRHLKSEPEMSAT; from the coding sequence ATGGGTGACCCAGCGCCCTCACTGTTGCTGCGTTTCGATGTCACTCGAACCAGGGTCGAACTGCGCACATCGCCGGCATACCAGGCCGACTTCGCTCAGTTGGTGGCACGTATGGCTGCGAGTGGTCAATTGGGCCCGCTCTCCGCGGAAATGGACCTCGATGACCTACTCGTCAATATCGGCGAGCTGGCCATGTGGGCTCATCCTGATGTCGAGTGGGACTCCGAGTTGGGGGCGTTGGTCAATGGCGTTCTCGACGACACCGAGGCGGTTGAGCGCAGCCTGACAGGAGGGCGGACCGAGGGCGATCGCGGAACTGTCCATCCGGAAGACGTAGTCGATCTGCTTGGTACCGATTGGACTGCCGACCTGACATCTTTTCAGCGGCGGGACATAGCGCATTTGCTTTCGTTGCGCCACGGAGCCAATTTCAGTGTCCCGGGTGCCGGCAAGACACGCGTTGCATTCGCGGTATATGCCGCGATGCGCGAGCGCGGGGAAGCTGGGCGGCTACTGATTGTCGGACCGAAGTCCGCTCACGAGGCATGGGAGTTCGAGAACTCCGCCTGCTTCAAAGAGCCCTTGCGAACCGCTGTGGCCGGGCGATCCGAGGATCCGCTGGCGGAACTCCGCATCGTGAATTACGAGCGGCTCGACCGTAGGCTGGCAGACCTTACTTCCTGGCTGCGGTCGGGCCCTTCGATGGTCGTACTGGATGAGGCCCATCGAATGAAACTGGGAGCGAGCGGCACGTACGGTGCTGCTTGCTTGGCGTTGGGCCCTCTGGCAGACAGGCGTCTGATCCTCACCGGCACGCCCGCCCCCAATGGCGCGAAGGACTTGGAGAATCTCTTGTCGTTCGTCTGGCCTGGCCACGGCAAAAGAGTGGTGACCGAAGCCGTCGCTGGTGGTGACTTGGCCTACGCCAGTTCCGTTTTGCGCCCGCTATTCACTCGGACAACAAAGCATGAACTGGGGCTGCCGCCCTTTGAACCAAAGATTCGGTACCTGAATATGCCGAGGTGGCATTCGGAAATCTACGAAGCCTTGAAGGGGAATTTCTCGGCCCGTGCTGAAGGCTCTCGACAGAACATCGAGGCGCTGGGCCGGGCGATGCTGAGACTGCTGATGGCGGCAACATGTCCGGCTCTGCTCCTGGAAGGTGCGAGTCGCTACGAACCGTTGGAGTACCAACTGCCTCCGATCGAGCCAGACCCCGGCGACTCCTTGTATGAACTTCTGCAGAATCTTCCGAGTATCGAGCTTTCTCCGAAGTATCAAGAGACTTTGGCGATTGTTGGCAGTAACGCTGCTCAGGGCCGAAAGACCTTGGTGTGGACTACCTTTGTGCGCAGTATCACGACTCTGGAGAACCTGTTAGGGAGCTATAACCCGGCGGTGGTCCACGGCGGCACACCAGACCGTGAAGAGCAGCTGCGACGCTTCCGGCAGGATGCTGACTGCCATGTTCTGATATCCAATCCGGCGACACTGGGCGAGGGAATCAGTCTCCACCAGGTTTGTCATGATGCCGTGTACGTGGACCGCGACTTCATGGCCGGACGGTTCTTGCAGAGTCTCGACCGTATCCATCGCCTCGGTTTGGCTCCCGGCACCGAGACGAGAGTTACAGTTCTGGTGGCTCGCAGGACTGTCGACGAGCAGGTAGCCGAGCGCCTCGAGGACAAGCTGGAATTCATGGGCAGAATCCTCGATGATCCTGGTGTGCAGCGGCTCGCTGACCTCCAAGAAGAACCTGCCGCCGGGGCGGGTATGGATGCAGCCGATGTCCGCGCGCTCCTTCGGCACCTCAAATCGGAGCCAGAGATGTCAGCGACGTAG
- a CDS encoding NgoMIV family type II restriction endonuclease: MGAPFRTVLLGWKPSKKNKLKWDWVPNSADTDNVTSLRLAGDVLDQLGMPNPNVTGAEPVVAPDNPGSLLETQVMSDLAHQLPALDPRRDWDFFRGQSIVRFAQYQHLAGIDAAIKHDPNLRVTLGTDYLIKPDVLVALRGTPTRTDHLWLHAAVACKWTIRSDRVQNIRHENSNMIRHRRGRLPHLVTVTAEPLPTRLASIARGTGEVDATYHIAYQELHNSVATHGSLEQREAWDEVTKQGRLLDYRDLAKALADW, encoded by the coding sequence ATGGGCGCGCCGTTCAGGACTGTGTTGCTGGGCTGGAAGCCGAGCAAAAAGAACAAGCTGAAGTGGGATTGGGTCCCCAACTCCGCTGACACTGACAATGTGACGAGTTTGCGGTTAGCCGGGGATGTTCTCGACCAACTGGGTATGCCGAACCCGAACGTGACGGGGGCTGAACCGGTTGTGGCTCCGGACAATCCCGGTTCCTTGCTGGAGACCCAGGTCATGTCGGACCTAGCCCATCAACTGCCGGCCTTGGACCCACGCCGAGACTGGGACTTCTTCCGAGGCCAAAGCATCGTCAGGTTCGCGCAGTATCAGCATCTGGCCGGGATCGACGCCGCGATAAAACATGATCCGAACCTCCGGGTGACACTCGGCACCGACTACCTGATCAAGCCAGATGTGCTGGTCGCCTTGCGTGGAACACCTACGAGAACCGACCACCTGTGGCTGCATGCTGCCGTTGCCTGCAAGTGGACGATCAGATCTGATCGCGTTCAGAACATTCGCCACGAGAACAGCAACATGATCAGGCACAGGCGCGGACGTCTGCCCCACCTCGTGACCGTGACAGCCGAGCCGTTGCCAACGCGGCTCGCATCTATCGCGCGCGGAACCGGGGAAGTCGACGCGACCTACCACATCGCATACCAAGAACTGCACAATTCTGTTGCTACGCACGGCAGTCTGGAACAACGAGAGGCGTGGGACGAGGTGACCAAGCAGGGTCGGCTGCTCGACTACCGCGATCTCGCGAAGGCGTTGGCTGACTGGTAG
- a CDS encoding very short patch repair endonuclease: protein MTERRAEVARREAHERGIYPAPLNEGRSRNMRANRRAGTKPEVVLRSALHRLGYRYRKDFRLDLGSMKVRPDIVFTARKVAVFVDGCFWHVCPQHGRQPTTNEWYWTPKLRRNIERDRAADAALAQAGWQVVRLWEHETLATAVAAVTVALGGTEHVSDHMGSDQVTLRSR from the coding sequence ATGACTGAACGCCGAGCGGAAGTGGCGAGGCGGGAGGCCCACGAACGCGGGATCTACCCCGCTCCGCTGAACGAGGGCCGCTCCCGCAATATGCGAGCTAACCGTCGGGCCGGAACGAAGCCGGAAGTGGTGTTGCGAAGTGCCCTGCACCGGTTGGGCTATCGGTACCGCAAGGACTTCAGGCTCGATCTCGGCTCTATGAAGGTCCGGCCCGACATCGTCTTCACGGCCCGCAAAGTAGCGGTCTTCGTAGACGGCTGCTTCTGGCATGTTTGCCCCCAGCACGGCCGCCAGCCGACGACGAATGAGTGGTACTGGACGCCGAAGCTGCGCCGGAACATCGAACGGGATCGTGCCGCGGATGCCGCTCTCGCACAGGCTGGTTGGCAGGTGGTCCGCTTGTGGGAGCACGAGACGCTGGCGACTGCTGTGGCCGCGGTCACCGTCGCGCTTGGCGGAACCGAACATGTGAGCGATCATATGGGAAGTGATCAGGTAACGCTTCGAAGCCGGTAG
- the ilvC gene encoding ketol-acid reductoisomerase — protein MFYDDDADLSIIQGRKVAVIGYGSQGHAHSLSLRDSGVDVRVGLAEGSKSRPKAEEAGLTVGTPAEVSAWADVIMVLAPDTAQAAIFTNDIEPNLQDGDALFFGHGLNIHFGLIKAPANVTVAMVAPKGPGHLVRRQFVDGKGVPALIAVDQDPKGEGQALALSYAAAIGGARAGVIKTTFKEETETDLFGEQAVLCGGTEELVKTGFEVMVEAGYAPEMAYFEVLHELKLIVDLMYEGGIARMNYSVSDTAEFGGYLSGPRVIDAGTKDRMKAILADIQDGTFVKRLVANVEGGNKELEGLRKANAEHPIEVTGAKLRGLMSWVDRPITETA, from the coding sequence ATGTTCTACGACGACGATGCCGATCTGTCGATCATCCAGGGCCGCAAGGTCGCGGTCATCGGCTACGGCAGCCAGGGCCACGCGCATTCGCTGAGCCTGCGCGACTCCGGCGTCGACGTCCGCGTCGGTCTCGCCGAGGGCTCCAAGTCCCGCCCCAAGGCCGAAGAGGCCGGCCTGACCGTCGGCACCCCCGCCGAGGTCTCCGCCTGGGCCGACGTGATCATGGTCCTCGCGCCCGACACCGCGCAGGCCGCCATCTTCACCAACGACATCGAGCCCAACCTGCAGGACGGCGACGCGCTGTTCTTCGGCCACGGCCTCAACATCCACTTCGGTCTGATCAAGGCGCCGGCCAACGTCACCGTCGCCATGGTCGCCCCCAAGGGCCCCGGCCACCTGGTGCGCCGCCAGTTCGTCGACGGCAAGGGCGTTCCGGCCCTGATCGCCGTCGACCAGGACCCGAAGGGCGAGGGCCAGGCCCTGGCGCTGTCCTACGCCGCCGCCATCGGTGGCGCGCGCGCCGGCGTCATCAAGACCACCTTCAAGGAAGAGACCGAGACCGACCTCTTCGGCGAGCAGGCCGTGCTCTGCGGCGGCACCGAAGAACTGGTCAAGACCGGTTTCGAGGTCATGGTCGAGGCCGGCTACGCCCCCGAGATGGCCTACTTCGAGGTGCTGCACGAGCTCAAGCTGATCGTCGACCTCATGTACGAGGGCGGCATCGCCCGCATGAACTACTCGGTCTCCGACACCGCCGAATTCGGTGGCTACCTGTCCGGCCCGCGCGTCATCGACGCCGGCACCAAGGACCGCATGAAGGCGATCCTCGCCGACATCCAGGACGGCACCTTCGTCAAGCGCCTCGTCGCCAACGTCGAGGGCGGCAACAAGGAGCTCGAGGGTCTGCGCAAGGCCAACGCCGAGCACCCGATCGAGGTCACCGGCGCCAAGCTGCGTGGGCTGATGAGCTGGGTCGATCGCCCGATCACCGAAACCGCGTAA
- a CDS encoding DNA cytosine methyltransferase, giving the protein MEICAGAGGQAVGLHQAGFGHLALVEIDGNAADTLRLNIEDHEVWSWERENCDILATDVKEFDPFRDLVKSGPLLKQRGLDLLAGGVPCPPFSHAGKQLGKDDERDLFPRMLELVEILKPRAVMIENVRGIMDPKFSTYRDWIQAKLQGGTYFGDDGQFTEDEGLGYTVCKWGVLEASDFGVPQLRPRAILVAFRDDVLRDLKYEWPTATHEDPVSVVDSLQASMEQRFEPYFKGAHAKEARAAYKRWLERARSRDSELRAKSGGIAPTLVGGSKKHGGADLGPSRAKAAWKQLGISGMGVANDPETCALKKTETRDLFGPDGPMLTVRQAAIIQGFPPEWDFSGGKTAQYRQVGNAFPPPVARAVGKSIIDVLKAAQERDLGNR; this is encoded by the coding sequence ATTGAGATTTGTGCCGGGGCTGGAGGACAGGCAGTAGGACTGCACCAGGCAGGTTTCGGACATTTGGCTCTCGTTGAGATCGACGGCAATGCCGCCGATACCTTGCGGCTCAACATCGAGGATCACGAGGTGTGGTCCTGGGAACGAGAAAACTGCGACATCCTCGCAACTGACGTCAAAGAATTCGATCCCTTCCGCGATCTGGTGAAGAGCGGTCCCCTGCTCAAGCAACGGGGCTTGGATCTGCTCGCCGGCGGAGTACCGTGCCCGCCGTTCTCGCATGCAGGCAAACAACTGGGCAAGGATGATGAACGAGACCTGTTCCCTCGCATGCTGGAACTAGTCGAGATTCTCAAGCCTCGTGCAGTCATGATCGAGAACGTCCGCGGCATCATGGATCCCAAGTTCTCCACCTATCGAGACTGGATCCAGGCAAAGCTGCAGGGTGGAACATATTTCGGTGACGACGGTCAGTTCACCGAAGACGAGGGTCTCGGCTACACAGTGTGTAAGTGGGGCGTCTTGGAAGCCAGCGACTTCGGGGTGCCGCAACTCCGGCCCCGAGCGATCCTTGTCGCGTTCCGCGATGACGTTCTTCGAGACCTCAAGTACGAATGGCCCACGGCAACACACGAGGATCCGGTCAGCGTCGTTGACAGCCTTCAGGCTTCAATGGAGCAGCGATTCGAGCCCTACTTCAAAGGCGCCCATGCGAAGGAAGCTCGTGCGGCCTATAAGCGGTGGCTGGAGCGGGCGCGTAGTCGTGATAGCGAACTGAGGGCCAAGAGCGGCGGTATCGCGCCCACTCTCGTCGGAGGATCCAAGAAACACGGCGGCGCTGACCTCGGCCCCAGCCGGGCGAAAGCCGCGTGGAAACAGCTGGGGATCTCGGGCATGGGCGTCGCCAATGACCCCGAGACATGCGCGCTGAAAAAGACCGAGACTCGCGATCTTTTCGGCCCAGATGGACCGATGCTAACCGTGCGGCAGGCAGCCATCATTCAGGGGTTCCCACCCGAATGGGACTTTTCAGGGGGGAAGACTGCCCAGTATCGACAAGTCGGCAACGCATTCCCCCCTCCAGTGGCCCGTGCAGTAGGCAAGTCCATCATCGACGTGCTCAAGGCTGCCCAAGAGCGTGATCTGGGGAACCGCTGA
- a CDS encoding VOC family protein yields the protein MELTLSQCFVAANDHDEALAFYRDTLGLEVRNDVQAQGLFWISVGPKNQPDVTIVLEPAVADPNASEADKAAAAELLGKGLLRGVIFNTEDCDATFEQISAAGAEVIQEPTDQFYGVRDCAFRDPSGNVLRFSQPLQQNQ from the coding sequence ATGGAACTCACACTCTCACAATGTTTTGTCGCGGCGAACGATCATGACGAGGCGCTGGCCTTCTATCGGGACACGCTCGGGCTCGAAGTGCGCAACGATGTGCAGGCGCAAGGGCTGTTCTGGATATCGGTGGGACCGAAGAACCAGCCGGACGTGACGATCGTGCTGGAGCCCGCGGTGGCTGACCCGAATGCGTCGGAGGCCGATAAGGCGGCGGCCGCGGAGTTGCTCGGGAAGGGGCTGTTGCGTGGGGTCATCTTCAATACTGAGGATTGTGACGCCACCTTCGAGCAGATCAGTGCGGCGGGAGCCGAGGTGATTCAGGAGCCGACGGATCAGTTCTACGGTGTACGGGATTGCGCGTTCCGGGATCCGTCGGGGAATGTGTTGCGGTTCAGTCAGCCGTTGCAGCAGAACCAGTAG